The Archocentrus centrarchus isolate MPI-CPG fArcCen1 chromosome 5, fArcCen1, whole genome shotgun sequence genome contains the following window.
acaccactgcatccaatgttTTGAATtgcatttggtgatgtaaggcttggatgcagctgctctgccatggaaacccattccatgaagatctctgcacactgttcttgagctaatctgaaggccacatgaagtttggaggtctatAGGGATTGACTCTggagaaagttggcgacctctgtgcactatgtagCGTATTTAGTAGTGATGAAATTTctcaactggacttgttgcacaggtatcatcctatcacggtaccacgctggaattcactgagctcctgagagcgacccattcttttactaatgtttgtagaagcagtctgcatgcagaggtgcttggtttatacacctgtggtcatggaagtgactggaacacctgaattcagtgatttggatgtgTGAATGAATATAGTGCACGTTCACTGTTGGACTGTTTCTTATTTCTTACAAGGTGCAAGGTGGTgtcaggggagaatgtagcTAGGCAGTATTGGATGGTAATCTGCAGGATTTCTCTGGAAATCGAGAAGCGAGTGAAGGCAGCGATAAGGATTAAACATGAAACAGCCTGCTGAGAAAAAATTGCCACATCAACGTGCTGTCACATTATTTAAATAGTCTAATATAAGTGCAGATTTTTTGGAGCAGTTTCGCCTAAATCATTATAAATTCTCCTTCATATTCAAGGTAAAAACTATTTGACTGCAGCCCTAATCTGGACTGTACCCAGGCAGCTCAGCCCTGTACCTGTCGGGGGAGGTTTGGGGGGGTGTGACAACAGAGTCTCAGCATGTCATTCAGCTCCTGAAGAGTGGTGGGGATCAGTGGGATGGAATCATCCATCTCACCCTTCTCCAGCTCCCTCAGACGATTGATGAACTCTGACTCTGTGGGGTAAACCAGGCCTGGTggacagaagaggaggaggaggaggggggaagAGCAATTATGAATCCTGATCATCATCAGCAAACATAATGTACAACAGAGCAGAAATCTGCTGAGTTTACCTGCCGGGCAAATCAAGGTGACACTGGACAGGAATGTGGGGTAAGTGGCAGCGTAGACACCTGCAACGTTGCCACCCATTGATGTGCCAACCAGGTGGAAGGGTCTTTTATCCAGGCCGATACTCTGCACAAACTGCACAGGAAGACACACTGAGTTATTTGTAACTCAGGAGAACACCTCAGTGCTTCTGCTGTGGTCCAAACCTGGCGACCTCACTTtgattacaaaaataatcaatCTTGCTGATGTTTACAGATTTAGCCTAGCATACTTGTCTCCTTTTTCATTTGaacacttccatcattaatttcCCACATCACTTTTGCTTTGATGCAAGAGTTTCTATCCCTGCCTACAGTGGTTTCCCcaaacttttacttttattaccAAAGCACACGAAcgtcacatgcacacaccctcGTACCAACCTGGTGGATTCGGCCGACCTGACCCCGGATGCTGTAATCCTCTGGACCAGTGCGACTTGTCCCCTCGTGTCCCGGCATGTCCACACACACTACATGCTGGTTTCTAGGGAGGTActgcaaaagaaagaagaaacaccACTGACTCACTTACATACACTACAGGACATGACAACAGCACCACCTAGCAGAGCAAAAGACATCTGTATTAACAGGGAATAGGATTAATGTATTAACCCtgttgtcatgaaaaaaaaaaaacacaaagctttAATAATTATGTGACCTTGACTTTCAGGAGTTGACCTCTGCATAATGTCTGGATATGGAGAATAATTATGGAAGGTTTGATCAAAATCCTTCAAACAATTTCTAAGACATGAAGTGGACAtgaaaaaaaccctaaaaaaacccccaaaagaTTTAACcatatgacctttgaccccagtgACCCCATATACAATCTCAACCTTGCTTTGTTCAGAAGCCATCTACCCATGAAGTTTGGTAAGTGTAGGCTGAACGGTTTTTAAGTTATTGAGTGGACAGTTCAATGGAATCACCACTCAATCTGATTAAAAACTGCTTCCAAAGGTCACTGATTTTTGCCACAAACAAGGTTTAAAAAGGCAACAGTAACCACCACAAGATCCACCAGGTCTTAGACACCATCGTGACAAAAATACACCCACAGTTGTGGTTAGATGTTTATATGcgctcatcatgggcatgaatgttgtattaatttggggcttttaatgatttgtttAAACTGTTCTTTTCCACGATAAaaggagatatatatatatatatatatatatatatatatatatatatatatatatacacttataatataaatatatataagcGCATATATATTTAATGACTTTCAAAAACCAGAATTGGGGGCACAAGTTTGATTCTGGATGttttctaatccacacaggagTGAAAAGTAcgcatacaggctcaaatatatacatacattccCTCTAATATTTGGTAAAATGTCCCTTAGTGAGTTCTACCTCAACCAgacacttttggtagccataAACAAGCTTGTGgaataattctggctggatatttgaccactcttttTGGCAGAATTGGCAGAGTTCTTTTAAATTGATTGGTTTCCTGGTGCAGACCCGGCTTTTAAATGTAGTCCACAAATTTCCAacagggttgaggtcagggctttcggaaggccattccagaagcttaatgttagcctggttcatccattccaaaaccagttttgatgtatgtttgggatcattgtcctgctaaaacacccaactgtgtccaagtttcaaccatctagctgttgatttgaggtgaagtttatgaatttggaggtagtcttccttcattattccatctacTTTGTGCAATGctccagtaccactggcagcaaaacggccccagagcatgatgctaccaccactgTGCTTTACAATTGGTGCAgagttcttaggtttgaaagcctcatctttactcctccaaacattcTTCTTgacattgtggccaaacagctcaatctttgtctcatctcatcaaacttttctccagaaggcattcgGCTCGTCCATGTGGGtggctgcaaatttcagtcgagcTTGAAGGTGTGGATTTTGGAGCTGGGGCTTCTCTCTTGGTTGGCACCCTCTCTGTCCACCATGATGTAAAACTGACTTCACTGTGAATGCTGAgactggtgttccagcagtttccagttaaTGGTAGATTTGAGTTTTGGTGGTTCCTGAACATACTAACCTCTCATCCAAGGGAAACAATTTAGGCCTACTTCTAGACCTTGTCAAAGtagtgacacatctgaataacttgtacttcCATACAGCTGTTTGAACTGGTGATCTTGGAATCTACAATTGTTCAGAAATGGCTCCAGGAGACCTTCTCAATTTGTTTAAATTTACAGTTCTctttcttagatcttcactgagttccttggtctttcccattgttctgagtgttggtcaatccaatgagtgAGTGCATGTATTTGAGGCTGTATGTAtactttgaccctgtgtggattagcaaaaatccaaaataaattcaaacttgtgcacccaattcttcaTTAAAGAATTAGGAAAAATATATAAGAAGATGAGAAGGAAAATAGCAGGATAAAGAAATAAGTATTTACATCATATTTTACTGAGCTATTCTACATGATTTTAGCCATTTTGTTATAGGTTGTGTAACTTTGTGTGTGTAGACCTTGACAACAGGTAGCCACATGTCCTTGGTGGCAGAGAAgccatgcagcagcagcagtgatggcgtgatcCCTCCTGGTGTCCCTCGAGTAGAATAACAGAAGCGGTAACTCCCACTGTGAGAGTAGCGGACCATCAGTCCGAGCCTGCGACGCCAGTACCTGCAGAGATTTACAGGTGAGCCATTAAAAGGTGCACATGTTTAACATCCAGCTGGAAGGAGGCTGTGGAGAGGTGCGTACTTCTGAATGTTAACTTCGGTTAACCCCGCGGATTAAGTGCGACTCCATCCACCTACcaacattattaaataaatcatgTGATTGGATAATCTATAAAAAATAAgctcaccattttttaaatttgtcaaACTCTGATCATCACTTCATTTTAGGATTCAGTTCAACATCCCGCAGCTGTATACT
Protein-coding sequences here:
- the LOC115780456 gene encoding monoacylglycerol lipase abhd6-A-like produces the protein MELSAVMLAGGVLVAPVLAFVTSFLLWPGVLLKAYNWYWRRRLGLMVRYSHSGSYRFCYSTRGTPGGITPSLLLLHGFSATKDMWLPVVKYLPRNQHVVCVDMPGHEGTSRTGPEDYSIRGQVGRIHQFVQSIGLDKRPFHLVGTSMGGNVAGVYAATYPTFLSSVTLICPAGLVYPTESEFINRLRELEKGEMDDSIPLIPTTLQELNDMLRLCCHTPPNLPRQVQRGLLANRIPNNDFYKEVFMEIVGEKSRHSLQENMHLITTPLQVIWGKEDQVLDVSGAAVLQAALPRCRVSVLDSCGHSVALERPRKAAKLIVDYLHEQAVGDENVKKVS